In Eubalaena glacialis isolate mEubGla1 chromosome 4, mEubGla1.1.hap2.+ XY, whole genome shotgun sequence, the genomic window AGAAAAAGCATTAGCTATTCTTGTTTTAGGGGACAGGAATTTCCCCTACGGGTATGACACTTCCACAATAGACAAGATATAGATTCATTTAACCTTTTCTTATAAATGTCCCTCACTGTAGGCTGATGGCAAAGACAGATTGCAGCAAAACAATTCTTTCTATATAGACAGGTTCCAATAGAGTGGTTTGATCCAATTTGTAAAAAGTAGAATATTTAAAGGAATGGATTAATGATATTATTTCTCACATTGAGACAGTAGAGAATCTGAACTTATAATTTCCAGCAATACCTGAGATTTGCCATTCTGAGCAGACTCAGTATAAAGTTAACTACAGAGTTAAAATTCTCTGAGAAAGTGAAGTCATCCAACCAAGTTTGACCCTATGTGAAGAAACGATGAGAATTTaatcacagattttttaaatttatttatttatttaataaatttattttatttatttatttttggctgtgttgggtcttcattgctgtgcatgggatttctctagttgcggtgagcgggggctactctttcttgtggtgcgcaggcttctcattgcggtggcttctcttgttgcagaacacgggctctaggtgcacgggcttcagtagttgtggctcgcaggcccattagttgtggctctcaggctctagagcacaggctcagtggttgtggcacacaggcttagttgctccgcggcatgtgggatcttcccggaccagggcttgaacccgtgtcccctgcgttggcaggcgattcctaaccactgcaccaccagggaagccctaatcatAGATCTTAAAATGCCATGCAGGCATGATagttcctaaaaaaataaaatattttaatttttaataaaaagttttaatttttaaattttagtattagAACAAAATGTATGGTACTCAGAAGTCATTCAGAAATTACTTGGTGAAGGAAGAAATGAGTAGAGCAACCAGAAGTGAAGAATTGTTTAAATGACTACTCTCAAACAAgtgatgtctgtgtgtctgtttcatgGTAATTCATGTCTCTATTTTCCAGTAGACTCATCAACAACATGGAATCAGAAAACCAGACTGGTGTCTCAGAATTCCTCCTCCTGGGCCTCTCGGAGGATCCAGAACTGCAGCCCCTTCTCTTTGGGCTGTTCCTGTCCATGTACCTGGTCACTGTGCTCGGGAACCTTCTCATCATCCTGGCCGTCAGCTCAGACTCCCAGCTCCACACCCCCATGCATTTCTTCCTCTCCCACCTGTCCTTTGTTGACATCTGTTTCACCTCCACTATAGTCCCCAAGATGCTGGTGAACATCCAGACAGGGAACAAAGCCATCACCGATGCAGGCTGCCTCACTCAGGTGTATTTTTTCATGGTTTTCATTATGTATGGACCATTTGCTCCTGACCATCCATCATGGCTTATGACCGCTACGTGGCCATCTGCCACCCTCTGTACTATGCAGTCATCATGAGCCCCCACCTCTGTGGTCTGATGATTCTTTGCTCCTTGTTCATTAACGTTATGAACGCCTTGCTCCACGGTCTGATGGTGTTGCATCTGTCCTTCTGCACAGACTTGAAAATCCCCCACTTCTTCTGTGAACTTGCTCAGATCCTCAGACTCGCCTGTTCTGATACTCTTATCAATGACATCCTGATGTATCTAGTGACTAGCCTGTTAGGTGTCGGTCCCCTCTCAGGGATAATTTTCTCTTACACTCGCATTGTCTCGTCCAGCCTGAGAATCCCATCAATTGGTGGAAAGTATAAAACTTTTTCCACCTTTGGGTCTCACCTGTCTGTCGTTTTCTTATTCTATGGGACCTGTGTTGGAGTTTACCTTACTTCTGCAGCTACTCTCTCCCCCAGGAGGAGGGCAGTGGCCTCAGTGATGAACACTGTGGTCACTCCTATGGTGAACCCCTCCGTCTACAGCCTGAGGAACAGAGCCATAAAGGGAGACTTGAGGACACTGATCTctggaacattttctttttcatgattctGTCATCTGCCTTGGGTGTGGGCTTCTAGAAAGAGTCAAAGGGAATGAAATACTGGGTATGCCAGAATTCCTGACTCTTCCAAAATTCAATTCTCCTAGCAAAGTGATTAATCATGGGTTTTCAAATCAGATATCTTTGTATTAAATCCTTctatcctgggaattccctggaggtccaatggttaggactctgagcttccactgcagggaacacgggttcgatccctggtcggggaactaagatcccgcaggctgcAATGcagcagcagcaaaaaaaaaaatccttctatcCTGTGTTTTACTACCTGTCATTTATCAGCTAACTTAACTCTCTGAGTTCAGTcgacatctataaaataggaaaaatattacatatttaataGTGATATAGGGAATATATCTCATATATtggaatatatgaatatatgagaTAGTTTAATATATGTGTACAGAAATTTGTCTATATTAAGCACTAGTAAAATCAAATGTGTAATTATCAGGTGTTAACCGAAGTCAAttaatctcaataaagctggaggaaaaaattattatcaGATGTGCAGTCCATGTGTTTGTAAACTTGTAGTGAACACCCATTTGCTTTCACATTATACTTAGATAAACCAATTCTCGTTTCATCTCTCCCTTTTGAGTcatcctcattttcctcatttctccTGCAATCTATGCAgagaaattgatttgaataaagtcaattgagagtttttatttaaTCCATGAGTTATATAGAAGTGCATTTTTTAGTGTCCAAATATATGGAGgacctcttttccttcttttgttattGGTTTTTAGTATCATTGCATTGTGGCTAAAGAACATACTCtgtataattttaattctttgaaatttattgagatttgctCTCACGCACTTGTGGTCAAACTTAGTAGGTGACCTGTTTGCGCTGAAAGATCAATGTGGATTCTACAACGATTGAGTGCATTTTCTATATATGCCCAATAGGTCAAGTTGGTTAATCACATTGAAATcttatttttactgatttttttttttgtctccttgtATCAATCATGGAGTGATATATGCTAAAATCACCCAGTGTGATATAGAATTTGACTATCTCTGCTTGTAGTTCAATCAATAGActattgaggggcttccctggtggtgcagtggttaagaatccacctgccaatgctggggacacgggttcgatccctggtctgggaagatcccacatgccgcggaacaacgaagcccgcgagccacaactacggaagcctgcacacctagagcctgtgctccgcaacaagagaagccactgcaatgagaagcccacgtaccacaacaaagagtatcccccgctcactgcaactagagaaagcccacgtgcagcaacaaagacccaatgcagccaaaaataaaataaattttaaaaattatatatatatataaaatcaatagACTATTGAATACAAATTCAGAATTATTATGTTTTCATGGTGGACCCAATCTTCTATCTTTATGAAGTTACCTTTGTTATCTCTGGGTGTAACAAAGGTTTTTTGCAttaaaatctactttgtctgatagtAATGCACTGTAGTTACACAAGCTTTTTCTCACATCTACCGGGTGATGGGAAACCTGGCTGCAGTCCATACTGGTTTGCTTCCAGTTCCCCTCTATTCCCCAGAGACATTCCTTTGGGATGCCAGCCCAAAGAGGGGAGACCCTTACTCTCACTCTTTATCCCTGGTCTTGTAGAGACCTAAAGCTCACTTGGTCCCTTAGCTGCCTCTCGTAGACCACCTCAAGGGTAAAACCAGCCCCAGTGTCTGGCTCACCTCTCTGGAACCCTGTCCTCTCCTAGTCTCCATGCAGTGATTTCTtttctgtataagtttaaggtgtacaatatacTGATTTGTAAAAtgcttatattttgaaaaatgcttACCACCATGGTGTTAGCTACCACCTCCaccacataattaccatttcttttttgtagtaagaacatttgatttattttcttagcaactttcaagtatacaatacagtatcgttaactagagtcaccatgctgtgcattagatccccagaacttattcatcttataactggaagtttgtaccctttaaccaacatctcccagttcccaccccctcctcccagagcccctggcaagcaccattctattctctattttaatgGGTTTGGCTTTTTGAGATTCCACTGCAGTGATTTCTTACTAGTATTTAGATCTTTGttgctttttagatttttttttttaatgtacactaCATGCATACTTTTCATTGTCTTCAGTTGGAGAGTTGGTCTAAATTTCCCAGCCTTCAATTACCAGCAGCAGAAGTCCTGTATACAGATTATTAAATCAATACTATCTTAGGTTTGAAGCTAAATTTCTGTACCAGCTAAATCAGACTTATGGAGGATACAGTCTTTTAAAGcagaagtatctttttttttttttttttttttggcctgcgCCTGCCAGcacttgggatcttagttcccggaccaggattgaacccgtgacccctacggtggaagcacggagtcctaaccactggaccgccagggaattccccagaagtACCTATTTTCTGAGGTGAGTTCTGTGTACTTTctgagagtggggtgggggggggatgctGTATGAATGGAGGGCTGGTTTTTGTCCCCATgatgtaataaaaaatatttggtctttgttcccagtttctggcacagactcctaaaacccttggaatctccTGAGTGATAAGAGTGTCTTTGGTATGTTAATGAGATAACTCTTGGCTAAACGGCTTCTAGAGAGCTTCAGGGCTTGTTGCCAGAAAGACTAAACtttgattagagggttggaagtTTCAGCCTCAAACCCCCACCTGTGGAGGTATTGAAGGTTGAACCAATCACCAATGACCAATGATTTAATCCACCTTGTCTATGTAATGAAGCCAACATGAAAACCTAAAATGACagagttcagagagcttccaggttggtgagcaAGAACACAtctatagggaattccctggcactccagtggttaagagtccttgctttcactgccaagggcgcgggtttgatccttggttggggaactaagatcctgcaagccagcgtgacacagccaaaaaaaaaaaaaaagaaaaaaagaaaagaaaacgtttGCTCGCTACCCTATCCTTGCTCTTAGCTAAAATCTGAGACTCTtccgtgaattttttttttttaaagctgaagtgtgactatcattttttttttaaagtagactttagaatgaatactttttaaatttatttatttatttatttatggctgtgttgggtcttcgtttctgtgcgagggctttctctagttgtggcaagctggggccactcttcatcgcggtgcgcgggcctctcactatcgcggcctctcttgttgcggagcacaggctccagacgcgcaggctcagtagttgtggctcacgggcccagttgctccgcggcatgtgggatcttcccagaccagggctcgaacccgtgtcccctgcattggcaggcagattctcaaccactgtgccaccagggaagccgcctcCGTGAATTTTTATAAGTCAAGTTCTACAAActtcatataaaaattatacaaattgaGCTGCAGTGTTTCAAATAAAAGGTAACAGACAGATGAATAATGATCAACAACTCCAAGGGAAATTCAAGATGCATTTGAAAATCCTTTGAGCCTGCTTGTTTTCTGCATCTCCGGAGGAATTTAGTTTTTCAGACGTTTTTGCCCAGCCTCTAAAGCCCTGGTTCCCAAAGGAAGGTATTGAGCAATTTTACCAATACTCCCCTAACTCCCCCCAACCCTCCCACCCCGCCTCCAACCTCAGCACTATTCTCCTTTGGAGCCAAATAAGTCTGTTTGGGGAGGCCATCCTGTGCATTTTGAGATGTTTAACTGCATCCCCTGCTTCCAccgctagatgccagtagcaccccaccCAAACCAAGCTGTGCTACCCAACACTAATCTCCAAGCACTGCCAAATCATTCCCCATCGAGAACCATCGCTAGGGGGGAAAAATAGTTTAATTGAAGACAGGTAAGTTCTCTTAGCGTAAAGTAGGCATTTATATGCATGGTtcaattattaatatataaaggCGAGCGACAATATTGCACTTTACCTGTGCTGCTGGAAAACCCAGACAGTTAATCCCCCCACCTCCCGCCATTTTGTGTTCTAGAAACCAGTACTGCAAAAAACCTCTCTTCCCCATAGGAGGTGGATAGGACTCTCTAGTGACCTCCTTGTTTCCTATGACAGGGCCAGACACACACTCTCCAATTCCCATTCTTTTGTCTCATAAATGAAGTGAACTGTTTGTCCCCCTCCCTGACAAACTAGCTAGACATAGAGATTAAGCATTTCTTGCTCAGCTAACAGAGTCTCCTGGTTACAATAACAATCCCAAATGTAAAATCCCTCCACCTATAATTTGCTTATTCCTCCCTATGAAAGTCTAAGGCAAAACCACTCTGCAGAGACACTCTGATGTTTGGATTGGGGGTGTTTTCCTTAATGCGTTAGCCTGAATAAAACCAATCTCCCTACTAGCTCACTTTTTATTGTTTGCCTTTgacaaaaatagcaaaaaaaaaatgaggtggaAGAGTGAGTGAACTTGATTGGAaaagggcacaaacttccagttataagattaataagGTTGGGGATCCGAGGTGGAGCACAggtgattatagctaataatgCTGTACCCTATACTCGGATGTTGCTAAGAGTAGATCTCATATGTTCTCtcagcaaaaaaagaaatggccacTATGTGATGGGATGGAGGTGGTAGCTAATACTCTGGTGGTAACCGTTTTGCAATTTACAAATGTATCACagcaacacattgtacacctgaaacttacacaatgttattcgtcaattatagctcaataaagttggaaaaaggagagcaaaagaaaagaaaagatttggGAACCTCAGCAGAGCACTAATGAAAAGCTCACCCTCCCGATATTGACCAGGGGACTTTCAGATAACTGCACTCTTTAAGAGGTACAAAGGTGGAAGCAAAAcatggcaaaggaaaaaaaaaaaaaaaagctgggaacCAAGAGGTTATTGTTGCCTCAGCCCACTCCCAGCATCATTCTAACTGCTGATCCTATGTAGAAAAACTATGGCATTgataattcatttaaaagaatcattcttatccatttgcagcaacatggatggacctagagcataTTATATTAAGTAaagtaaaccagacagagaaagacaaatataagatATTGCTTATTATTGcttatatggaatcttaaaaaaaaaaaaagatacaaatgaacctgtatacaaaacagaaatagacccacagacatagaaaacaaacttatggttaccaaaggggaaagggggggataaattaggagtttgggattaacatatacacattactatgtgtaaaatagataaccatcaaggacctactgtacagcactgggaactatacctaatattttgtaataacctataaaggaaaataatttggaaaaaaaacatatatatgtatgtataactgaatcactttgctgtacacatgaaactaacacaatattgtaaatcaactacactttaataaaaaataaatttaaaaaaatatttttaaaagaatcattctTGTCAGTAAAGTGCCAAACACACTAAAACCataagaaaactttattttcctgaaGCCAGTTATTTTAGAAAGACTGACAGAAATCCAACCTGGCACACCAGAGTTTTAGATAAACAGAGCTGGCTGGGGAATGTAGTCCTAAACTTTAACTGTGTCACTAGTATcaatttatttaaagtaatatttgaaggggtgggatagggagggtgggagggagatgcaagaaggaggagatatagggatatatgtatgtgtatagctgatccactttgttataaagcagaaactaacacaccattgtaaagcaattatactccaataaagatgttaaaaaaaaataaagtaatatttgaaGTCAATATGTTCTCCTCAGGTCTCTCTATATAGAGCAGGCAGGATCTGAAGTTGTACATGAATGGCACTTGTGCAAGTTGCAAAAGTGTGGACCCTGGAGATTGAGCTATATTTctagagaaaaaggagagaatttCTATAGTCACAGACTGGGGGGAGATGAGGAAGCTGTAGCACCACAGAGCATAGTTCAGACCCTTTCATGTACAGTTAGtaggaatttataaaataaataaatgctccattgacaatttttagaggcttcgatttcttcttcttttttcttttatttttttctcagtgcagaaggaattcagcaagaggcaaagtgataggtaagaagtagatttattgagagagatacacactccagagacagtgtgggccatctcagaaggcaaccAAGGCTTCaatgtttttttgggttttttttgccttgccacgcggcttgtgggatctcagttccctgaccagggattgaacccaggccacagcagagaAAGTcatgaatcctaaccactaggccaccagggaactcccttcaATTTCTAATGTAacagtttataaaacatttttgttgAATTCTGCTACTCTACTCAGAAGTTTCAAGCAGTTCTTCTTTCATTGGAGGTGACTTTCCATGCGTGGTCTCAACTGTATATTCacagattttcatttctctctttgccTGTGCCTCTCTCGAGGGATATCCTTAAGAAGCAGGGAACTCTACAAACTTTATAATCATTATTGTCACAGCAGTGAGGTAGGTGTCACACCACttaatttcccaatttttttttttttggctgtgccatgaagcttgtgggatcttatttccctgaccaaggattgaaccggGCCTTTTTCATAGCCATTCTGTTAGTTAAGTAGtggtaactcattgtggtttaaattaATTAGCACTTAATTAGCCTTTCCTTAATaaagttgagcactttttcatatatttattgaccatttgaATATCCTGTTTTGTGATATGACCAGATTTATTTttggcctatttttaaattgagttgtctATTTCTTATTGAGTGGTAaaatttctttacatattctgcacgtgaattattattattttttaaaattttattggagtatagttgatttacaatgtgtgttagtttcaggtatacagcaaagtagttcagttatacatatacatgtatatgtatatttattccttttcagattcttttctcatataggttatcacagaatattgagtggatttccctgtgctatacagtaggtccttgttggttatctatctatcttatatatagtagatatatacacatatacatatagatgtacatgtttttcttctgctttgtggGTTACTTTTTCACCATCAGTGGTGTTTTTTGATGAGCAGTTCTTAATTCGGTCACGctatgtggcttgcaggatcttagttccccaaccagggattgaacctggggccacagtgagagcactgagtgctaaccactggactgccagggaattcccaagcagttcttaattttaatgtattccagcttatcaaatcttttttttccccttttgtctCCTATTTAAGAAATTTCTGCCTACTCCAAGACATAAAATCGTGTTTTTctctataatttttgttttacctttcacatttagtTCTGCCATCATTTTGGAATCATGGGgatcaattttcatttttttccatgtgaatATCCAATGGACCCAGCTTTATTGGAAAGACTGTCCTTGTCCCACTGTAGTCATTGCTGTCATACTAGGTGGCCCTGTGTGTGTGGTTCTGCCCTCTTGCACTGGTCtgttttctactctttttttttttttaataaatatatttatttatttttggctgcattgggtctttgttgctgggcgcgggctttctctagttgaggcgagcaggggctactcttcgttgtggtgcttgggcctctcattgcagtggtttctcttgttgtggtgcatgggctccaggcacgcgggcttcagtagttgtggctcacgggcttagttgctcctcggcatgtcggatcttcccggaccagggctcgaacccgtgtcccctgcattggcaggcagattcttaagcactgcgccaccacggaagtcccaagTTTTCTACTCTTGCACCAATCCCAAAGGAGAGAGGCttgattctacttatataaagttcaagaaACAGGCAAAACTCTTCTATGATGTATAAGggagggaaaaaacccaaaacttttcttctacatttataGGTTCTTGGCTGGGGCTCTGTAGCAGAAGTAAcgagagaaaagcatacaaatctGTTTTACATGACCCTAAaaccttcataaggaaatgaagacacacaaaaaagtggTTAAATCTGAGCCCTTTTTTATGCTAGGTTTGATGAAGACTGGAAAGCCATAGAAAAATGTGATTGAACAAAAGGATACGAGCTAAGGGTAGTAAACTGAGGGAAATTTAGCAATCTTGTACAGTTGGATTCCTTTATGTGTCCCTCCATCTTCAGAGATAAGGACGCTCCTTTCCTCTGGTGTAGGAAGGACAGCTATCACAGGAGGGTCTTATGACCTGCTTCAGGGGAAGGTCAAAGAATCCTCCCTGAGTCATTTCTCTGATTCcctcagcttaaaatattcaatatgctaAGGTACCATATTTTAGGGTAGTCGTGTCCTGAACCATGtcagatgttattttttttttaattttttggctgcgccatgcggcatgcgggatcttagttccgcaaccagggatcaaacctatgcCTCCTgcgttggaagtgcagagtcctaaccactggaccgccagggaattcccttttatttaaaaattttttttattttattttttggccacagaTATTATAAGTTAAAATGATCTCAGTGGCCTTGGCttgcagtggcttgaagcaggatttagGTTCCCTGGCAAGAGATTGAAGTCAGGTTGTGGCAGTGAGAGCCCTGAATCCTAACTACTAGACCATGAGGGACAGTGACAAGGTCCTGGCCTGTcagctttgtagaaatgaatttccactaagagatggaaagtagtgaaacaagtaaagtgtttactaggaggaaaaagagtatgtGTGAATAGACTCACATGGGcgaactcagagagagagtcacGTCCTgctggtagtttgaatcacttttatagGACATTTTTCCCAGGTTTCCTTTGGCAAGTCATCTGGCTtagcctggttctgagtccatatttggtttatctcagggtcctccgcTGTGTCCgtgtgcatctcttagccaagatggattctagcaaagaggcctatgggtaggttgacatcacctactatggggtggcgccccctccctttttgacccccaaggagcctttctgcgcatgtgtagttgggaaggtctccttgacctcgagaatgagaaatatatggtttctttgtcttttatctgGGCAGGACTCAGCTCCTCTCTGGCCCTGCTATTATCTTTGTCTTGGAGCATCTGgtccacaggggacaaactccagctgctcagcctggaggccatctatctcctgcctcaataaCAGGGTTTCCTTTGGAGGATGAGGAATTGTACTGACCAGGAGGGCCATGAAGGGAGCTTCTGTGTtattggtaattttctttttgaaaaacctGGGTAGTAATTGCATAGGCATGTGCATTTTGTGGACATTTTTTATAATTTGCGCATAGGTatgttctctttaaaaatttattcgtAGACTTTCTGTATGTTTgttgtaaaacaaagaatgtttctCTCCATCCAAGTGTTACAAGGATTaaaagtcattagccactgcagttgctgaTGGACAGTAGTGCCTCCTgagaggaattcaggatgaaaaacaatatgaggcactctgtgctttagGAAAACAggccctttattttatttatttaaatttatttatttatttatttttggctgcgttgggtctttgttgctgcgcgcaggttttctctagttgcagagatcgggggctactctctgttgcggtgcacaggcttctcattgcggtggcttctcttgttgcggaacatgggctctaggcacacaggcttcagtagttgtggctcgtgggctctagagcgcaggctcagtagttgtggcgcacgggcttagttgctccgtggcatgtgggatcttcctggatcagggctcaaacccgtgtcccctgcattggcaggcggattcttaaccactgcgccaccagggaagcccgaaaacaA contains:
- the LOC133090253 gene encoding LOW QUALITY PROTEIN: olfactory receptor 7A10-like (The sequence of the model RefSeq protein was modified relative to this genomic sequence to represent the inferred CDS: deleted 2 bases in 1 codon; substituted 1 base at 1 genomic stop codon) produces the protein MESENQTGVSEFLLLGLSEDPELQPLLFGLFLSMYLVTVLGNLLIILAVSSDSQLHTPMHFFLSHLSFVDICFTSTIVPKMLVNIQTGNKAITDAGCLTQVYFFMVFIMYGPFAXPSIMAYDRYVAICHPLYYAVIMSPHLCGLMILCSLFINVMNALLHGLMVLHLSFCTDLKIPHFFCELAQILRLACSDTLINDILMYLVTSLLGVGPLSGIIFSYTRIVSSSLRIPSIGGKYKTFSTFGSHLSVVFLFYGTCVGVYLTSAATLSPRRRAVASVMNTVVTPMVNPSVYSLRNRAIKGDLRTLISGTFSFS